The Sporocytophaga myxococcoides genome contains the following window.
TATCCATTTGCTTGATGTAGCCCATTTTTTTATGCTTGCTGCTGAATAATATTTTCTTTTAGAGGGATGTGTCGTCTTGAGTATATACCTTACATCTGCTTCAACATAGGCCGAATACCTGGACCGCATTAATTGCTCTGCAGTTTCCGGTGATTTGTCTCCCAGAAGGAAAGGTTCGCAACAAGATTCAAAAGATAAGCCGGAGCAGCAGTAACAAGGTGTCATGATTTTATAAATTTTACTTTTAAATAATTGGATGACTATAATATTACTCTTTATACTATCGGAAATTAGCTATACATATCGGAATTCTTTTAAATCCTCGTTAAGAAAACGAGGACTATTGATACCTGTAAAAGTGATCCCTATTCGGATATAGGGATCATTTTTACTTTTCTTATAATTAAAAGGTTTAATTTTTTATTAGTTTCAGATGTGTTGTTTTTTGAGAGGAAGTAAGTTGTATATAGTAAAGTCCGTTGTTGAGTGAAGAAATATCAATGCGCTGAGATATGTTATCTGTTTTTAAAACCTCGGTTCCTTTTGAATCAAACAAAGCCAGCGATATGTTATCAGACATTTGTGTAAGCTTTATATCAATGAAGTTCGTAGCAGGGTTAGGATAGATTTGTAAATCTGGAAATTCTGAATCTGCAATATTGTCCACAACATTTACCTTCAAGGTAAAGTCTTTTTCTGCTTCACAGTTTTTATCTTTAACTTTTAACCTGAATTGTGATTCAAAAGGTCCCTCTGGTGTACCTGAAAGGATACCGTCTTCAGAAAGTTGGAGACCTGAAGGTAAACTTCCTGAAACAACAGTCCAATTTGGATTGTCACAGATACCATTAGCTTTCAAAGTATAGGAGTAGGGTTGGCTTATATTCGCATTCGGAAGACTTGCTGATTCAACTGATGCATTGCAGGAAGGTGCCAGATAAATAGTAAAGTCAATATCAGTGGCGATAGCTCTGACTCCCGACAGTCCGGCAGGAACTTCGATTATTCTGGGCAATCCCCATGCAACGACCTTACCATCCTCAGTTAAAGCTACTATATGAAGAGTATTTGCTATAATTTCCTTCACGCCGGATAATCCTTTTGGAGTGCCAAAACAGTTTGACCAACTAACGACTGTTCCGTCCTGGTTTACTGCTAACATGCACTGATCTCCAGCAGCAACAGCTTTTATGTTTTTAAGTCCGGGAGGAGTCATGGTTTGGCCATTACTATTATCACCCCATACTTCTACTGTACCGTCTTTTAAAAGAGCAATTCCATTTAGGGTACCTAAAGAAATTGCCTTTACTCCGGATAAGTTTTCCGGGAAATCCAGCTGACCAGAGTATGGTCCTTTTTCCGAATGCCCCCATCCAACGACAG
Protein-coding sequences here:
- a CDS encoding T9SS type A sorting domain-containing protein gives rise to the protein MNIFRDILKTSLLCLISIQVFGQDCDIPLNLGHFGDRSIILNDAPETSNFKAIAAGGSHIVAVREDGTVIGWGNNSYGQSDIPEGLTGVIAVAAGERHCVALKEDGTLVAWGDNRAGQSTIPEGLQGVKAISSRGSANLALKEDGTVVGWGHSEKGPYSGQLDFPENLSGVKAISLGTLNGIALLKDGTVEVWGDNSNGQTMTPPGLKNIKAVAAGDQCMLAVNQDGTVVSWSNCFGTPKGLSGVKEIIANTLHIVALTEDGKVVAWGLPRIIEVPAGLSGVRAIATDIDFTIYLAPSCNASVESASLPNANISQPYSYTLKANGICDNPNWTVVSGSLPSGLQLSEDGILSGTPEGPFESQFRLKVKDKNCEAEKDFTLKVNVVDNIADSEFPDLQIYPNPATNFIDIKLTQMSDNISLALFDSKGTEVLKTDNISQRIDISSLNNGLYYIQLTSSQKTTHLKLIKN
- a CDS encoding YchJ family protein — protein: MTPCYCCSGLSFESCCEPFLLGDKSPETAEQLMRSRYSAYVEADVRYILKTTHPSKRKYYSAASIKKWATSSKWIKLEVITTEKGSSADDKGTVTFKAYYSNEENLSVVHHEHSYFVKEKGIWFFLEGEVKE